CGGGTCCCGATACCTGGCCGCCGAAGTGGCTGCCCGCGGTCGGCTCGTCCACCGACACCGCAATCACGACGCGCGGATTCGGCATCGGCGCCATGCCGACGAACGACGCGCGGTACTTCGATTTGTCGTAACCGCGGCCCGAATGTTTGTACGCGGTGCCGCTCTTGCCACCGACGCGATAGCCGGGTACGGCCGCGTCGGGCGACGTGCCGGCCGGCGACACGACCGCTTCGAGCATCGTGCGCACTTCGCGCGCGGTAGTCGGCGAAAACACCTGCGTGCCAGGGCCGGGCTGGTCGCCCGGCGTGCGGAAAATCGAAATCGGCATGAGCTGGCCGTCGTGCGCGATCGCGGTGTACGCGCGTGCAAGCTGGAACAGCGACGCGGACAGGCCGTAGCCGTACGACATCGTCGCCTGCTCGATGCGGCGCCAGCTCTTCCACGGACGCAACCGGCCCGCGGCCGCGCCCGGAAAGCCGACCTTCGGCGCCTGGCCGAGACCGATGCTGGTATACATGTTCCACATCTCTTCGGGCTTGAGCTGCATCGCGATCTTCGTCGCACCGATGTTGCTCGACTTCTGGATCACGCCGCCGACCGTCAGCACGCCGAACGCGCTGTCGTCAGTGATCGTTGCGCCGTCGAGGACAAAGCGTCCCGGCCCCGTATCCACCAGTGTAGTCGGCGACACGCGATGCAGATCGAGTGCGAGTGATATCGTGAACGGCTTCATGATCGAGCCCGGCTCGAACACGTCGGTGAGGATGCGGTTGCGCAGCTGTTCGCCCGTCAGATGCGAGCGGTCGTTCGGGTTGTAGGTCGGGTAATTGACGAGCGCGAGCACTTCGCCCGAGCGCACGTCGACCACCATCGCGGCGCCCGCTTTCGCCTTGAACTTCTGCACCGCCGCTTTAAGGTTCGCGTAAGCGATGTATTGAATCTTGCTGTCGATCGACAGTTCGACATCCTTGCCGTTGTGCGGCACGACGGTTTCGTCGACGTCTTCGACGATATGACCCATGCGGTCCTTGATCACGCGGCGGCTGCCCGACATGCCGGCGAGCAGTTTCTGATCGCCGAGCTCGACGCCTTCCTGGCCCTCGTCCTCGACGTTCGTAAAGCCGATCAGGTGCGCGGTGATCTCGCCTTCCGGATAGAAGCGCTTGTATTCGTTGCGCTGGTAAATGCCGGGAATGTCGAGCGCCGCGACTTGCGCGGCGACGTCGACCGGCACCTGGCGCTTCACATAGACAAACGTTTTGTCTTCGGACAGCTTCGTGCGCAGCTCTTTGTCGGACATATCGAGCAGCTTGCCGAGCTGATGCAGCTTGTCCGCGCCGAGATCGTCCGGCACCGATTCCGGAATCGCCCAGATCGCGCGCACGGGCAGGCTCGTGGCGAGCACGAGGCCGTTGCGGTCGAGAATCTTGCCGCGCGTTGCCGGCAGTTCGATGGTGCGCTGATAGCGGCTTTCGCCCTGTTTCTGATAGAACGCGTTGCCCGGCCCCTGGATCCAGAACGCGCGCCCGGCGAGCGCGACGAACGCCATGAAAAGCATGAATACGACGAGCTTCGAGCGCCACATCGGCAGGCGCACCGAGAGAATCGGATTCGCGGAAAACGCGACGCTCTTGCGATTCGACGATTTCTTCATCATCGCGCGCCTCCGCCTGAGCCGTCGGCTCGCGCCGCTTTCGCGTTCGCTGGCGTCGATGCCGGCGCCGACGTCGGGATCGGCGTGTCCTCGGCCGTCGCGGTGCCGGGTTCGAGCTGCACGTATTGCGTGCGGCCCGTCGTGGCCTGCTGCATCTTCAGGGAATCGGTGGCGATCTGCTCGATGCGCGACGTTTTCGACAGCGCGCTCTGCTGATATTGAAGCTGCGAATAATCCTGCTGCAGCTGACGCTCCTGCGACTGCGCACGCTGCAGCTGGATAAAGAACTGGCGCTGCTGGTTCGTCGCGTTCACGACGGAAAGGGCACAGCCCATGACGACGATCAGCAGGAAGATATTGAGGCGGTTCATGGCGCGATCCGCTCCGCGACGCGCATCACGGCGGAACGGGCGCGCGGATTGGCGGCGACTTCGGCGTCGCTCGCGAATACACGGCCTAGCAGTCTGAATGGAGGGCTCGGCAGGTCGACGGCACGAATCGGCAGACGGCGGTCGACCGCAGGCGCAGTGGACTGCGCCTGCATGAATCGCTTGACGATGCGATCTTCGAGCGAATGAAAGCTGATCACGACCAGCCGCCCCCCTTGCTCCAGCAGCGACGACGCTGCCTCTAGAACGACTTGCAGCTCCGCAAGCTCTTGATTGACGTGAATCCGTATAGCCTGAAAGGTGCGGGTTGCCGGGTCCTTACCCTTCTCACGGGTTTTGACGGCGTTAGCCACGATTTGGGCAAGCTCGCCCGTGCTTGCGAGAGGCCCAAGACGTTCGGACTCTGCCCGGCGAGCAACAAGCGCCTTTGCAATCTGAACAGCAAACCGTTCTTCCCCATAATCTCTGATCACCTCCGTCAGTTCCTGCAACGTGGCCCGCGCGAGCCAATCCGCGGCGGATTCGCCGCGCGTCGGGTCCATTCGCATGTCGAGCGGGCCGTCGGCGCGAAAACTGAAACCGCGCTCGGGGTCGTCGACTTGCGGCGACGACACGCCCAAATCCAGCAATACACCCGACACACGCCCTACCCCGCGCGACGCCAGCGCGTCGCGCAGTGATGCAAAACTCTGATGCACGATTTCGAAACGCGGATCGGTCATGCCTTGCGCCGTTTCGATCGCAAGCGGGTCTTTATCGAATGCGATCAGCCGGCCTGCCTCACCGAGCCTGCCCAACACCGCCCGACTGTGGCCGCCGCGCCCGAACGTGCCGTCCACATAGACGCCGTCCGTGCGCGTAACCAGCGCGTCGACCGCTTCCTCCAGCAGCACCGTGCGATGCTGCAACTCCTTTCCCATCGCAGGCGCCATGTCGATCACCCGCGGTCAGAATGTGAAGTTCTTCAGCGCTTCGGGCATGCCCTGCGCCATCGCCGCCTGTTCCTTCGCGTTGTAGGTCTGTGCGTCCCACAACTCGAAGTGACTTCCCATTCCTAACAACATCACGTCTTTTTCAAGCGAGCCGGCGATACGCAACTCCGGCGATACGAGCACGCGCCCGGCCGTATCGAGTTCGACGTCGGCTGCATTGCCGAGAAAGATCCGCTGCCACCACTTCG
The nucleotide sequence above comes from Paraburkholderia sp. SOS3. Encoded proteins:
- a CDS encoding peptidoglycan D,D-transpeptidase FtsI family protein: MKKSSNRKSVAFSANPILSVRLPMWRSKLVVFMLFMAFVALAGRAFWIQGPGNAFYQKQGESRYQRTIELPATRGKILDRNGLVLATSLPVRAIWAIPESVPDDLGADKLHQLGKLLDMSDKELRTKLSEDKTFVYVKRQVPVDVAAQVAALDIPGIYQRNEYKRFYPEGEITAHLIGFTNVEDEGQEGVELGDQKLLAGMSGSRRVIKDRMGHIVEDVDETVVPHNGKDVELSIDSKIQYIAYANLKAAVQKFKAKAGAAMVVDVRSGEVLALVNYPTYNPNDRSHLTGEQLRNRILTDVFEPGSIMKPFTISLALDLHRVSPTTLVDTGPGRFVLDGATITDDSAFGVLTVGGVIQKSSNIGATKIAMQLKPEEMWNMYTSIGLGQAPKVGFPGAAAGRLRPWKSWRRIEQATMSYGYGLSASLFQLARAYTAIAHDGQLMPISIFRTPGDQPGPGTQVFSPTTAREVRTMLEAVVSPAGTSPDAAVPGYRVGGKSGTAYKHSGRGYDKSKYRASFVGMAPMPNPRVVIAVSVDEPTAGSHFGGQVSGPVFSAIAGDTLRSLNVPPDMPIKQMVVSDDTNQTEDVASAGSNDDAAAGGAKNAAKSATKNATKNVVASSHAKKFAAKIATRTSAKKLTISSNAKEHPGVVR
- the ftsL gene encoding cell division protein FtsL; amino-acid sequence: MNRLNIFLLIVVMGCALSVVNATNQQRQFFIQLQRAQSQERQLQQDYSQLQYQQSALSKTSRIEQIATDSLKMQQATTGRTQYVQLEPGTATAEDTPIPTSAPASTPANAKAARADGSGGGAR
- the rsmH gene encoding 16S rRNA (cytosine(1402)-N(4))-methyltransferase RsmH, with amino-acid sequence MAPAMGKELQHRTVLLEEAVDALVTRTDGVYVDGTFGRGGHSRAVLGRLGEAGRLIAFDKDPLAIETAQGMTDPRFEIVHQSFASLRDALASRGVGRVSGVLLDLGVSSPQVDDPERGFSFRADGPLDMRMDPTRGESAADWLARATLQELTEVIRDYGEERFAVQIAKALVARRAESERLGPLASTGELAQIVANAVKTREKGKDPATRTFQAIRIHVNQELAELQVVLEAASSLLEQGGRLVVISFHSLEDRIVKRFMQAQSTAPAVDRRLPIRAVDLPSPPFRLLGRVFASDAEVAANPRARSAVMRVAERIAP
- the mraZ gene encoding division/cell wall cluster transcriptional repressor MraZ, whose amino-acid sequence is MFQGASALTLDAKGRMSIPARYRDALQGQAEGRVTITKHPDGCLLLFPRPEWEVFRTKIAALPMEAKWWQRIFLGNAADVELDTAGRVLVSPELRIAGSLEKDVMLLGMGSHFELWDAQTYNAKEQAAMAQGMPEALKNFTF